One Spirochaetales bacterium genomic region harbors:
- a CDS encoding ATP-binding protein — translation MQGYVERAATKLITRKLANNPAAAIIGPRQCGKSTLARHILKEYTDALYLDLEKPSDVNKLRDPEAFFSVNKDKLVCLDEIQRRPDLFPLLRSILDERNRNGQLLILGSASPELLKQSSESLAGRISFIELTPFYIEELAEPEKIDTIRGLWLKGGFPRSWLAQSSEESFEWRQDFIRTFLERDIPGLGFNITGRKMDRFLTMCAHVTGQLLNSSKLGASLGVSGHTVRSYIDLLEHAFMIRILLPYEINVKKRLVKSPKVYIRDTGILHALLSIASFNELLGNPVCGPSWEAFAIENILSGIRNRKPFFYRTAAGAEVDLVLAGANGIIAIECKLSTSPAPSKGFWNALDDLSPSWSWIIAPVKEMYTIERGVTVGSPFHFLESSGW, via the coding sequence ATGCAAGGTTATGTTGAACGGGCGGCCACGAAACTTATCACACGGAAATTAGCCAACAATCCGGCCGCCGCCATTATCGGGCCACGGCAATGCGGCAAGTCCACACTCGCCCGTCATATTCTGAAAGAATACACGGACGCTTTGTATCTCGATCTGGAAAAACCGTCAGATGTCAACAAGCTGCGCGATCCCGAGGCTTTTTTTTCCGTCAATAAGGATAAACTCGTCTGTCTCGATGAAATCCAAAGGCGGCCCGATCTGTTCCCCTTATTGAGGAGTATCCTTGATGAACGAAACCGGAACGGCCAGTTGCTTATTCTCGGATCGGCATCGCCGGAACTGCTAAAGCAAAGCTCAGAATCATTGGCGGGGCGCATTTCTTTTATCGAACTTACGCCTTTTTACATCGAAGAACTGGCCGAACCCGAGAAAATCGATACAATCAGGGGCCTGTGGCTCAAGGGTGGATTCCCCAGAAGCTGGCTCGCGCAATCGAGCGAAGAAAGCTTCGAATGGCGGCAGGATTTTATAAGGACATTTCTCGAAAGGGATATCCCCGGATTGGGTTTCAATATAACAGGCAGAAAAATGGACCGGTTTCTGACCATGTGCGCCCATGTTACGGGTCAGCTTTTAAACAGCTCGAAACTGGGTGCGTCGCTGGGCGTAAGCGGACACACCGTCCGTTCGTACATCGATCTTCTCGAGCATGCGTTCATGATAAGGATCCTCCTGCCTTATGAGATAAATGTCAAAAAAAGACTCGTGAAATCGCCGAAAGTGTATATCCGGGATACGGGGATCCTCCACGCCCTGCTTTCAATCGCGTCGTTTAACGAGCTTCTCGGCAACCCGGTCTGCGGCCCGTCATGGGAGGCCTTTGCCATAGAGAACATCCTTTCCGGCATAAGGAACCGGAAGCCCTTTTTCTACCGGACCGCAGCGGGCGCCGAAGTCGACCTGGTCCTCGCAGGGGCGAACGGGATTATCGCGATCGAGTGCAAGCTTTCGACGTCTCCCGCTCCATCAAAGGGGTTCTGGAACGCCCTCGACGATCTTTCTCCTTCCTGGTCATGGATCATCGCCCCCGTGAAGGAGATGTACACCATCGAAAGAGGAGTCACGGTCGGTTCCCCGTTTCATTTTCTGGAG